The nucleotide window AACGCCGACTTTCTGATCAACATTACCTATGTGGTCATGCTGGGCTTTGTGGGCGGCTACATGTTTTTCGAAAGTCTTCAGGGGCTGAGAAAAAAGGAAGCGGCGGCTCCTCCGCCGGAGCCCAAAAACAACGCCTATGCCAGGATGATGGAAAGCCTCCCCTGGCAGACCAATTTCGAAAAATCCGGAATCCGGGTTTCTTTGATGCTGCCTTTGTTTTTGGGAACCATGGTGGGGGTTTTGGCCGCCATCATGGGCGTGGGCGGAGGCTTCATCATGGTGCCGGTCATGGTTTATCTGCTTCGGATGCCCATGCACGTGGTGGTTGGCACCACGCTATTTCAAATTTTGTTCACGTGCATCAACGTCACTATCATGCAGGCTTCCACCAACCACACCGTGGATTTCGTCCTGGCGGTGATCCTGCTGGCGGGCTCCACCATCGGAGCGCAATTCGGGGCCAAAATCAGCCGGAAAATGGGCGGCGACCAGTTGAAGATTCTGCTGGCCGTCCTGGTGCTGCTGGTCATGTTTAAAATGTTGTTTCACCTTTTATTCCCGCCTGAAATCATGTTAGCGTATATGGGAGGGCACTGATTATGCGTAATAAAATCCTGCCGGCGATCGGCCTGGCCCTCGTAATGCTTCTTGTCTGCGCTGCGTCCGGCGCAGCTCAGACCTCATCATCCATCCATCTGGAGCCGGGTACGGTATCCATCGGCGCCATGTACAACGGCGCGCAAGTCACGATTACAGGAACGATTCCCGCCTCGGCCCAGGTGCTTGTGGAAGTCAAGGGGGAGCGCAACAACGTGGTCCTTTCCAAAAAAGGCAAAGCCTTTGGCCTGTTGTGGATGAACACGGGCGAAGTCTCCCTGGAAAACGCCCCCAAAGTGTACATGCTCAATCTGCCCGAGGCCTATTCCGCAGAGGAAGACGGCGGCGATGACGCACTAACCAGCCTGGGCGTGGGTTTTGAAAAGCTGGCCGGGGAGGTTTCCATTGAGTCTTCCGACGGCGACGCAAACGACAAAGCCCTGTTCGAGGAATTTGTGAAGCTAAAAAAGAAGGAAGGGCTCTACGCCCTCAATAATAATGCGGTGAAGTACACGGGCGAGAAAAAAGGCGTCCGTTCGTTCTCCTGCAATATTTTTCTGCCGCCGCGTATGAAGCAGGGGGATTACGTGGTTACGGCGGTGGTTATTAAGGACGGAAAAGTGGTTGAAAGGGATGACAGGCCCCTTGAAATCAAGCGGGTCGGGATTCCCGAG belongs to Desulfatibacillum aliphaticivorans DSM 15576 and includes:
- a CDS encoding sulfite exporter TauE/SafE family protein, with amino-acid sequence MPHLYLPIAGNSINVLVIFAVGGGVGLLSGIFGVGGGFLMTPLLIMLGIPPTVAAASDSNQIVGASTSGTLAHYRLGNVDFKMGILLLLGGVVGGTLGVQLIKILRASGNADFLINITYVVMLGFVGGYMFFESLQGLRKKEAAAPPPEPKNNAYARMMESLPWQTNFEKSGIRVSLMLPLFLGTMVGVLAAIMGVGGGFIMVPVMVYLLRMPMHVVVGTTLFQILFTCINVTIMQASTNHTVDFVLAVILLAGSTIGAQFGAKISRKMGGDQLKILLAVLVLLVMFKMLFHLLFPPEIMLAYMGGH
- a CDS encoding TIGR02186 family protein; translation: MRNKILPAIGLALVMLLVCAASGAAQTSSSIHLEPGTVSIGAMYNGAQVTITGTIPASAQVLVEVKGERNNVVLSKKGKAFGLLWMNTGEVSLENAPKVYMLNLPEAYSAEEDGGDDALTSLGVGFEKLAGEVSIESSDGDANDKALFEEFVKLKKKEGLYALNNNAVKYTGEKKGVRSFSCNIFLPPRMKQGDYVVTAVVIKDGKVVERDDRPLEIKRVGIPEFMAKVAYEHGALYGIIASVIAIMAGLGMGLIFGGDGGSH